From Hypomesus transpacificus isolate Combined female unplaced genomic scaffold, fHypTra1 scaffold_396, whole genome shotgun sequence, a single genomic window includes:
- the LOC124464723 gene encoding ictacalcin-like, whose product MSDIQKAMALLIGAFHKYSGKEGDKTTLSKGELKDLLNNELKDILGKIADQAAVDKIFKDLDANKDGIVDFQEYVTLVACLTMMCNEFFTKK is encoded by the exons ATGTCTGATATCCAGAAGGCCATGGCACTGCTCATCGGAGCTTTCCACAAGTACTCCGGTAAAGAGGGCGACAAGACAACACTCAGCAAGGGTGAATTGAAGGATCTGCTCAATAATGAGCTGAAGGACATACTGGGG AAAATCGCTGACCAAGCTGCAGTTGATAAGATCTTCAAAGATCTGGATGCAAACAAGGACGGTATTGTGGACTTCCAGGAGTATGTCACACTGGTTGCCTGCTTGACCATGATGTGCAACGAGTTCTTCACCAAGAAATGA